The Sporosarcina ureae genome includes a region encoding these proteins:
- the rlmB gene encoding 23S rRNA (guanosine(2251)-2'-O)-methyltransferase RlmB, which produces MTELEIELIGGRNPVVEALRSGRQLNKIWVAEGVNKKSIGEIIKLAKEAGVVVQTAPKQKLDGMTDLSHQGILASVAAYDYAELEDLFAIAKERQEDPFFIILDELEDPHNLGSIIRTADASGVHGIIIPKRRAVGLTGVVAKASTGAIEHIPVVRVNNLSQTVDELKKQGVWIAGTDASNSTDYRHMDATLPLAVIIGSEGKGMSRILRERCDFLYSLPMVGKVTSLNASVAAALLMYEVLRKRQSAQAPS; this is translated from the coding sequence ATGACAGAGCTAGAAATTGAACTGATTGGTGGAAGAAACCCTGTTGTGGAAGCACTGCGTTCGGGCAGGCAATTGAATAAAATCTGGGTAGCGGAAGGTGTCAATAAGAAGAGTATAGGTGAAATAATAAAGCTCGCTAAAGAAGCAGGAGTGGTTGTGCAGACAGCTCCGAAGCAGAAACTAGATGGCATGACGGATCTGAGTCACCAAGGAATTCTCGCTTCAGTTGCTGCCTATGACTACGCGGAGTTGGAAGACTTATTCGCAATTGCTAAAGAGAGGCAGGAAGATCCGTTCTTCATTATTCTAGATGAGCTAGAGGATCCGCATAATTTGGGGTCTATCATACGAACAGCGGATGCTTCGGGTGTTCATGGCATCATTATTCCCAAAAGACGCGCTGTTGGTTTGACAGGCGTAGTAGCGAAAGCTTCGACAGGTGCGATTGAACATATACCGGTTGTGCGAGTGAATAATTTGTCTCAAACTGTGGACGAGCTTAAGAAGCAAGGGGTATGGATTGCGGGAACAGACGCTTCCAACTCCACGGATTATCGCCATATGGATGCAACGTTACCTTTAGCCGTCATAATAGGTAGTGAAGGAAAAGGAATGTCACGCATTTTGCGCGAGAGGTGTGATTTCCTTTATAGTTTACCGATGGTTGGCAAAGTTACGTCTTTAAATGCTTCAGTAGCGGCGGCGTTGTTGATGTATGAAGTTCTACGAAAGCGTCAATCCGCTCAGGCTCCGTCATGA
- the cysE gene encoding serine O-acetyltransferase: MFKRMKEDIRCIFDQDPAARSTVEVILTYSGLHAIWMHRIAHVFYKRNLRFLARVVSQVSRFFTGIEIHPGAVIGRRLFIDHGMGVVIGETCEIGDDVTLYQGVTLGGTGKEGGKRHPTLCDNVLVASGAKVLGSITIGENSKVGAGSVILKEVPPNSTVVGIPGKIVISNGVRVKNKLDHSTQDPIADEIKRLEKQIQELKLRTEQLETVNGEKGDLHEHSTL, encoded by the coding sequence TTGTTCAAACGTATGAAAGAAGATATTCGATGCATTTTCGATCAAGATCCGGCAGCTCGCAGCACGGTTGAAGTAATCTTAACGTATTCTGGGTTGCATGCAATTTGGATGCACCGTATTGCGCATGTATTTTATAAGCGTAATCTTCGGTTTTTGGCTCGGGTAGTATCGCAAGTTAGCAGGTTTTTCACAGGTATCGAAATTCATCCTGGAGCTGTGATAGGCAGACGTCTTTTCATTGATCATGGGATGGGTGTAGTCATAGGGGAAACATGTGAGATTGGCGATGACGTGACACTTTACCAAGGGGTTACATTAGGTGGAACAGGAAAAGAAGGCGGTAAGCGACACCCGACACTTTGTGATAATGTATTGGTTGCGTCGGGTGCCAAAGTACTTGGTTCCATTACGATTGGGGAGAATAGTAAGGTTGGAGCGGGCTCGGTCATCTTGAAAGAAGTGCCGCCAAACTCTACAGTAGTGGGGATACCAGGGAAAATCGTTATTTCAAATGGTGTACGTGTAAAGAATAAACTAGATCATTCCACGCAAGATCCAATTGCGGATGAAATCAAACGATTAGAAAAGCAAATTCAAGAGTTGAAGCTGCGTACTGAGCAGTTGGAAACCGTGAATGGAGAAAAGGGAGATTTACATGAGCATTCAACTTTATAA
- the ispD gene encoding 2-C-methyl-D-erythritol 4-phosphate cytidylyltransferase has translation MKYTVMIPAAGSGKRMGAGQNKLFLKIGEHSILYHTVSVFQEDPNCEEVIMAVKPEEQVAIEEILKQYQHVKPITFVKGGGERQNSVAACISAYKGKGIVLVHDAARPFLNSSVITELVRTANEKGAAIAAVKAKDTIKYAVDGTVKETLDRGKLWLVQTPQAFQYELLKEASESAISEGFLGTDESMLVERLGYKVQVVESSYDNVKMTTQEDLAIGEILLARRK, from the coding sequence GTGAAATATACAGTGATGATTCCTGCTGCAGGAAGCGGTAAACGAATGGGGGCTGGACAAAATAAGCTCTTTCTAAAAATTGGTGAGCATTCAATTTTGTATCATACAGTCAGTGTGTTTCAAGAAGACCCTAATTGCGAAGAAGTCATTATGGCTGTGAAGCCGGAAGAGCAAGTTGCAATTGAAGAGATTCTCAAACAGTATCAACACGTGAAACCTATTACATTTGTAAAGGGTGGTGGTGAGCGTCAAAACAGTGTTGCGGCTTGTATCTCTGCTTACAAAGGGAAAGGTATTGTTCTCGTCCATGACGCAGCTAGACCTTTTTTGAATTCATCCGTCATTACAGAACTGGTGCGTACTGCTAATGAAAAAGGTGCAGCTATAGCGGCAGTTAAGGCGAAGGATACAATTAAGTACGCGGTAGATGGTACTGTAAAAGAAACCTTGGATCGTGGAAAGCTGTGGCTCGTCCAAACGCCTCAGGCATTTCAATATGAATTGCTGAAAGAAGCATCGGAGTCGGCTATTTCAGAAGGTTTCCTTGGCACGGATGAATCGATGTTAGTAGAACGTCTTGGCTACAAAGTCCAAGTGGTGGAAAGCTCGTATGACAATGTAAAGATGACAACCCAAGAAGATCTTGCTATAGGTGAAATCTTACTGGCTAGAAGAAAGTAG
- a CDS encoding NYN domain-containing protein, with protein sequence MKKDVLLVDGYNIIGAWPELQQLKQEDFAQARDRLIERMAEFQANRGWRVIVIFDAHLVPGIEKRKKQYRVEVVFTRENETADERIEKLVSELSNRLTQIHVATSDLVEQWVVFAQGALRISARELEIAMKEVDRVIAQRLKDSLEQKPLSKIPLTDEVAAEFEKMRRGGK encoded by the coding sequence ATGAAGAAAGATGTGCTGCTCGTTGATGGATACAACATCATCGGGGCGTGGCCTGAATTGCAGCAACTGAAACAAGAAGATTTTGCGCAAGCGCGTGATCGGCTTATCGAGAGGATGGCGGAATTCCAGGCTAATAGGGGATGGCGCGTTATTGTGATATTTGATGCCCACCTAGTGCCTGGTATCGAAAAACGAAAAAAGCAATATCGTGTGGAAGTTGTCTTTACTAGAGAAAACGAAACAGCGGATGAACGCATTGAAAAGTTGGTATCCGAATTATCCAATCGCTTGACGCAAATTCACGTAGCTACTTCTGATCTCGTAGAACAATGGGTAGTGTTTGCTCAAGGTGCACTTCGCATCTCTGCAAGAGAGCTGGAAATTGCTATGAAAGAAGTAGATCGTGTAATCGCACAAAGGTTAAAAGATTCATTAGAACAAAAGCCTCTATCAAAGATTCCTCTGACGGATGAAGTGGCAGCGGAATTTGAAAAAATGAGACGTGGTGGAAAATGA
- a CDS encoding Mini-ribonuclease 3, translating into MENLREIDVKQLNALALAYMGDAVYETAVREHLLRHGRVKPQILHKEATRFVSAKAQARIILTMRDQQILTEEELAVMRRGRNAKAGSVPKNTDVTTYNYSSAFEAVLGYVHLLDRQERLAELIETAIRLVEHPEEEKA; encoded by the coding sequence GTGGAGAATTTACGTGAAATAGACGTTAAACAACTCAATGCACTTGCTCTCGCATATATGGGCGATGCTGTATATGAAACAGCGGTCAGAGAGCATTTACTGCGCCATGGACGTGTAAAACCGCAAATTTTGCATAAAGAAGCTACACGCTTCGTTTCTGCAAAAGCTCAGGCGCGGATTATCCTAACGATGAGAGATCAACAAATTCTCACAGAAGAAGAATTAGCGGTAATGCGCCGTGGTCGCAATGCGAAAGCAGGGTCCGTCCCTAAAAACACTGACGTTACTACGTATAATTATAGCTCCGCATTCGAAGCGGTTCTCGGGTATGTACATTTATTGGATCGGCAAGAGCGTCTGGCTGAACTAATAGAGACGGCGATTCGACTAGTGGAGCATCCTGAGGAGGAGAAAGCATGA
- the sigH gene encoding RNA polymerase sporulation sigma factor SigH, whose protein sequence is MENVKSKNGFSKLSDEEMVELIHLGNSDVLDFLITKFQPIVRMKARTYFIIGGDREDIMQEGMIGLYKAIRDFRPDRLSSFKVFAELCITRQIITAIKTATRQKHIPLNTSISLDKPMYDEDQERTLLDIIAGSTLDDPEDLMIHKENFTFMEEEMNKVLSGLEREVLTLYLEGQSYREISEVLNRQVKSIDNALQRIKRKLEHSMAMDLVR, encoded by the coding sequence ATGGAAAATGTGAAAAGTAAAAACGGGTTTTCTAAACTATCTGATGAAGAAATGGTGGAATTGATCCATCTGGGAAATTCGGATGTATTGGATTTTCTAATTACTAAATTTCAGCCGATTGTCCGGATGAAAGCAAGAACATATTTCATTATTGGTGGAGATCGTGAAGATATCATGCAAGAAGGAATGATCGGACTTTATAAAGCCATACGTGATTTCCGTCCTGATAGATTGAGTTCTTTTAAAGTCTTTGCTGAGCTCTGTATTACGCGACAAATTATTACAGCTATCAAAACTGCCACGCGTCAAAAACATATTCCGCTTAATACGTCTATTTCATTGGACAAGCCAATGTATGATGAAGACCAAGAGAGGACGTTGCTCGATATCATAGCGGGCTCTACACTAGATGACCCTGAAGACTTGATGATCCATAAAGAAAACTTCACATTCATGGAAGAAGAGATGAATAAAGTGTTAAGTGGATTGGAAAGAGAAGTATTAACATTGTATTTAGAAGGTCAATCCTATCGTGAAATTTCTGAAGTGCTGAATCGCCAAGTGAAATCAATAGATAATGCTTTACAACGGATCAAACGCAAGCTGGAACACTCGATGGCAATGGATCTGGTACGCTAA
- the rpmG gene encoding 50S ribosomal protein L33 — protein MTKKITLSCEICGSRNYSLPASNNSREGRMSIKKFCSHCNAHTLHKQTI, from the coding sequence ATGACGAAAAAAATAACTTTAAGCTGTGAGATATGTGGTTCGCGAAACTATTCTTTACCCGCTAGTAACAACAGTCGAGAGGGAAGAATGAGTATAAAGAAGTTTTGCAGTCATTGCAATGCGCATACATTGCATAAGCAAACCATTTGA
- the gltX gene encoding glutamate--tRNA ligase — MTQEVRVRYAPSPTGQLHIGGARTALFNYLFARHYGGKFIVRIEDTDIARNVESGELSQLENLTWLGIHHDESIDVGGEYGPYRQMERLDLYKKYADEMLENGHAYKCFCTPEELEAKRDAQKEAGIAAPMYDGTCRHLTAEQVAENEAAGKSYNIRMRVPENTTYTIDDLVRGEVTFESKDIGDWVMVKTNGIPTYNFAVVVDDHLMKISHVFRGEEHLTNTPKQLMVFDVFGWDHPRFGHMTLIVNEERKKLSKRDESIIQFIAQYKELGYLPEAMFNFFSLLGWSPVGEEEIFSHDELVEQFDESRLSKSPSMFDTDKLTWMNNQYIKKLSLEEVIELTLPHLQAAGLVSENMSAEEQTWVHDLIALYHGQLSFGAEIVELSAQFFHDTLEYDETASEILASEQVPEVMTSLKKQLEELETFDAPSIKSAIKAVQKETGHKGKNLFMPVRVVATGQTSGPELPDAIALIGKEKILQRVGRFAK, encoded by the coding sequence ATGACACAAGAAGTACGTGTGCGTTATGCACCGAGTCCAACAGGCCAACTACATATTGGCGGCGCGCGAACCGCGTTATTCAACTATTTATTCGCTCGTCACTATGGCGGAAAGTTTATTGTTCGTATTGAAGATACAGATATAGCGCGAAACGTTGAGAGTGGTGAACTTTCACAACTTGAAAACTTGACGTGGCTCGGTATCCATCATGATGAATCCATTGATGTTGGTGGAGAATACGGCCCATACCGCCAAATGGAACGTCTGGACTTGTATAAGAAATATGCAGACGAAATGCTTGAAAATGGACATGCCTACAAATGTTTCTGTACACCTGAAGAGCTAGAAGCAAAGCGTGACGCACAGAAAGAAGCGGGAATCGCAGCACCTATGTATGATGGTACTTGTCGTCATTTAACAGCAGAACAAGTAGCGGAAAATGAAGCTGCCGGGAAGTCATACAATATCCGTATGCGTGTTCCTGAAAATACTACGTATACGATTGATGATCTCGTGCGCGGTGAAGTAACGTTTGAATCAAAGGACATCGGTGACTGGGTTATGGTTAAGACGAATGGAATTCCTACGTATAACTTCGCAGTAGTAGTCGACGATCACTTGATGAAGATCTCTCATGTTTTCCGTGGAGAAGAGCATCTGACGAATACACCAAAACAACTAATGGTATTTGACGTATTTGGTTGGGATCATCCACGGTTTGGTCATATGACGCTGATCGTCAATGAGGAACGTAAAAAGCTTTCAAAACGTGATGAGTCAATTATTCAATTCATTGCACAATATAAAGAGTTAGGCTATTTGCCTGAAGCGATGTTTAATTTCTTCTCCTTGCTTGGTTGGTCCCCTGTCGGAGAAGAAGAGATTTTCTCACATGACGAACTCGTAGAACAATTCGATGAATCTAGATTGTCAAAATCTCCTTCCATGTTCGATACGGATAAGCTGACGTGGATGAATAACCAATATATAAAAAAATTGTCCTTGGAAGAAGTAATTGAGTTAACATTGCCACATCTACAAGCGGCAGGATTGGTTTCAGAAAATATGTCTGCTGAGGAACAAACGTGGGTTCACGATTTGATCGCGCTATACCACGGCCAGTTGAGCTTTGGTGCTGAAATCGTCGAGTTATCCGCCCAGTTCTTCCATGACACATTGGAATATGATGAAACAGCATCTGAAATTTTGGCGAGCGAACAAGTGCCTGAAGTGATGACGTCACTTAAGAAGCAACTAGAAGAATTGGAAACATTCGATGCACCGTCTATCAAATCGGCAATTAAAGCAGTTCAAAAAGAAACAGGACATAAAGGGAAGAATTTATTCATGCCTGTGCGTGTCGTGGCGACTGGTCAGACATCAGGACCTGAACTACCGGATGCCATTGCACTTATTGGTAAAGAGAAAATCCTCCAACGCGTTGGAAGATTCGCAAAATAA
- the cysS gene encoding cysteine--tRNA ligase — translation MSIQLYNTLTRKKEKFIPIEEGKVKMYVCGPTVYNYIHIGNARPVIAFDTIRRYLEYRGYEVNYVSNFTDVDDKIIKAANDLNEEVGDLTERFIAAYHEDVSALGCEVATAHPRVTEHIEDIVEFIQVLIDKGFAYESRGDVYFRTREFEGYGKLSHQSIDELKVGARVEENAIKTDPLDFALWKSAKEGEVSWDSPWGKGRPGWHIECSVMAKQLLGDTIDIHAGGQDLTFPHHENEIAQSEAATGKTFANYWMHNGYINIDNEKMSKSLGNFILVHDIRKQIDPKVLRFFMLSVHYRHPVNFAQDLVESAANGLERIQTAYSNLQHRLTISADLAEDSASWLNKINEQIKAFEMSMDDDFNTANAIAAVFELSKQANVYLLEKNTDRHVLQQFIDALDQLMGVLGLPFDSADELVDDEVDALIQERLDARKNRDFARADEIRDELKAQGIILEDTAQGTRWKRG, via the coding sequence ATGAGCATTCAACTTTATAATACATTGACACGCAAGAAAGAAAAGTTCATTCCAATAGAAGAAGGAAAGGTTAAAATGTATGTCTGTGGACCCACCGTTTATAATTATATTCATATCGGAAACGCTCGTCCTGTGATTGCATTTGATACGATTCGTCGCTACTTGGAATATCGCGGCTATGAAGTGAATTATGTCTCAAACTTTACAGACGTAGACGATAAAATCATTAAAGCGGCAAATGACTTAAATGAAGAAGTAGGAGACTTGACTGAACGTTTCATTGCGGCTTATCACGAAGATGTCAGTGCTCTTGGTTGTGAAGTAGCGACAGCGCATCCTCGCGTAACGGAGCACATCGAAGACATTGTAGAATTTATTCAGGTTCTTATCGATAAAGGTTTTGCCTACGAATCTCGTGGGGACGTCTATTTCCGTACACGTGAATTCGAAGGCTATGGGAAACTTTCACACCAATCCATTGATGAATTAAAAGTAGGTGCGCGAGTAGAGGAAAATGCAATCAAAACAGACCCTCTTGACTTTGCGCTTTGGAAATCAGCGAAAGAAGGGGAAGTCTCATGGGATAGTCCTTGGGGCAAAGGTCGTCCGGGCTGGCATATAGAATGCTCGGTAATGGCCAAGCAGCTTCTTGGGGACACGATTGATATTCATGCAGGTGGGCAAGACTTAACATTCCCACATCATGAAAATGAAATTGCGCAATCTGAAGCGGCTACAGGTAAAACTTTCGCCAACTATTGGATGCATAACGGTTATATCAATATTGATAACGAGAAAATGTCGAAGTCATTAGGGAACTTTATTTTGGTACATGATATTCGTAAGCAAATAGACCCGAAGGTGTTGCGTTTCTTCATGCTTTCCGTACACTATCGTCATCCAGTTAACTTTGCACAGGATCTTGTAGAAAGCGCGGCGAATGGACTGGAACGTATCCAAACTGCGTACAGCAATTTGCAGCATCGTTTAACGATTTCGGCTGATCTAGCAGAAGACTCCGCATCATGGTTAAATAAGATTAACGAACAAATTAAGGCATTTGAAATGTCGATGGATGATGACTTCAATACGGCTAATGCGATTGCCGCCGTATTTGAACTATCTAAACAGGCAAATGTATACTTGCTTGAGAAAAATACAGACCGTCACGTACTTCAGCAATTCATCGATGCGTTAGATCAATTAATGGGTGTGCTTGGATTGCCATTTGATAGCGCGGATGAATTAGTGGATGACGAAGTAGATGCATTGATCCAAGAACGTCTTGATGCTCGAAAGAATCGTGATTTTGCACGTGCGGATGAAATACGCGATGAACTAAAAGCGCAGGGAATCATTTTAGAGGATACAGCACAGGGCACTCGCTGGAAAAGAGGGTAA
- the radA gene encoding DNA repair protein RadA — protein sequence MAKRKSKFMCRSCGYESAKWMGRCPGCGEWNTMDEEVEIVQKGPRAAFQHGDRVKHKALPISQVEMAEEPRVKTELEELNRVLGGGIVPGSLILIGGDPGIGKSTLLLQVSSLLANQQQRVLYISGEESIKQTKLRAERLGVKSDELYIYAETDLAMINETVDEVKPKFVVVDSIQTVHHPEVSSAPGSVSQVRECTAELMRIAKTQNIAIFLVGHVTKEGQIAGPRLLEHMVDTVLYFEGERHHTYRILRSVKNRFGSTNEIAIFEMLQAGLKEVLNPSEMFLRERSQGGAGSTIVASMEGTRPILVEIQALMTASSFNYPKRMATGLDQNRVQLLMAVLEKRAGMLLQTQDAYIKVAGGVKLDEPAIDLAVLLSIVSSYRDTAVGARDCFVGEVGLTGEVRRVSRIEQRVTEAAKLGFDRIIIPSSNLGGWDIPDGIEVVGVETITEALGMAFR from the coding sequence ATGGCTAAGCGAAAGTCAAAGTTTATGTGCCGTTCTTGTGGATATGAGTCCGCTAAGTGGATGGGACGTTGTCCTGGTTGTGGGGAATGGAACACGATGGATGAAGAAGTAGAGATTGTGCAAAAAGGACCGCGTGCTGCATTTCAGCATGGTGACAGAGTGAAGCATAAAGCTTTGCCTATTAGTCAGGTAGAAATGGCTGAAGAGCCACGGGTTAAAACGGAATTAGAAGAATTAAACCGCGTACTCGGTGGTGGGATTGTTCCGGGATCGCTCATATTAATTGGTGGCGATCCAGGTATCGGGAAATCTACATTGTTGCTACAAGTCTCATCGTTACTTGCGAATCAACAACAGCGTGTACTATATATTTCCGGAGAAGAATCGATTAAGCAAACTAAGTTACGTGCAGAACGATTAGGCGTGAAGTCAGATGAGTTATATATTTATGCCGAAACTGATCTGGCGATGATTAATGAAACCGTGGATGAAGTGAAACCGAAATTTGTGGTTGTGGACTCCATTCAGACTGTTCATCACCCTGAAGTATCATCAGCACCAGGAAGTGTATCGCAAGTTCGTGAATGTACCGCAGAACTAATGCGTATAGCGAAGACGCAAAATATTGCCATATTCCTCGTAGGTCACGTAACAAAAGAGGGACAGATTGCAGGACCGCGATTGCTTGAGCATATGGTGGATACGGTTCTGTATTTTGAAGGAGAACGTCACCATACGTACCGTATTTTACGTAGCGTTAAAAACCGCTTTGGTTCCACCAATGAAATTGCAATCTTTGAAATGTTGCAGGCTGGATTAAAAGAAGTTTTAAATCCATCTGAAATGTTCTTGCGTGAGCGATCACAAGGTGGAGCAGGCTCTACTATTGTCGCTTCCATGGAGGGCACACGGCCTATACTTGTTGAAATTCAAGCGTTGATGACAGCATCAAGTTTCAATTATCCGAAGCGTATGGCGACCGGATTGGATCAAAACCGTGTACAGCTATTAATGGCGGTATTGGAAAAACGTGCTGGGATGCTATTGCAGACACAAGATGCGTATATTAAGGTTGCAGGCGGTGTTAAGTTAGACGAGCCGGCCATTGATTTAGCAGTCTTGCTAAGTATTGTTTCTAGTTATCGCGACACGGCTGTAGGCGCGCGCGATTGTTTTGTTGGTGAAGTAGGGTTAACAGGTGAGGTTAGACGGGTATCTAGAATAGAACAACGCGTTACAGAAGCGGCAAAGCTTGGCTTTGACCGCATCATTATTCCATCATCTAATTTGGGCGGTTGGGATATTCCAGACGGGATCGAAGTGGTGGGCGTTGAGACGATCACAGAAGCGTTAGGAATGGCCTTCAGATAA
- the ispF gene encoding 2-C-methyl-D-erythritol 2,4-cyclodiphosphate synthase, which translates to MFRIGQGFDVHAFEEGRPLIIGGITIPHSKGLIGHSDADVLLHTVTDAALGAIGKVDIGTHFPDTDDAFKDADSAVLLETVWAMVKEEGYRLGNIDCTIIAQRPKMAPYIGDIRERVAELLEADLSQVNVKATTTERLGFPGREEGIAAMATILLMKNQ; encoded by the coding sequence ATGTTTCGAATTGGACAAGGTTTTGATGTGCATGCATTTGAAGAAGGTAGACCACTCATTATCGGTGGTATTACCATCCCGCACTCAAAAGGATTAATAGGTCACTCCGATGCGGATGTGCTATTGCATACAGTAACAGACGCTGCACTTGGTGCAATTGGTAAAGTGGATATTGGTACACATTTCCCTGATACGGATGACGCGTTTAAAGACGCTGACTCTGCTGTTTTATTGGAAACTGTATGGGCGATGGTGAAAGAAGAAGGCTACCGTTTAGGTAATATTGATTGTACAATTATTGCGCAACGTCCAAAAATGGCACCGTACATTGGAGATATTCGTGAGCGCGTGGCGGAATTGCTGGAAGCGGATCTGTCGCAAGTGAATGTGAAAGCTACGACTACGGAACGTCTAGGCTTCCCAGGTCGTGAAGAAGGAATCGCAGCCATGGCAACGATTTTACTGATGAAAAACCAGTAA
- a CDS encoding PIN/TRAM domain-containing protein — protein MLKRVVQVSFLLIGGTLGVLFLPYLFAMFEFTSRPIIENPYVEAIIGAIILFLLSLFLTEPIVNFIKWIEERLLKAPIMDLLFGTIGLVVGLIVAFLFSFGLSAIGFPVVSSVVPVLLSILLGYLGFQVGFKKWEEFINAFSNLRMTTAKKKESTEPVVAPPQKDVYKLLDTSVIIDGRIADIVATGFLQGILVVPQFVLTELQHIADSSDTLKRTKGRRGLDILKRLQNDDGPQVLITDEDILNVAEVDLKLVKLAKKMDGLVVTNDFNLNKVSDLHGVAVLNINDLANAVKPVVIPGEEMHVVVIKDGKEHNQGVAYLDDGTMIVIEDGRSHIGDAIDVVVTSVLQTSAGRMIFAKPKGR, from the coding sequence ATGTTGAAAAGAGTGGTCCAAGTTTCATTCTTATTAATCGGAGGAACTCTCGGTGTTTTATTTTTACCGTACTTATTCGCTATGTTTGAGTTTACATCACGCCCTATCATAGAAAATCCTTATGTAGAGGCAATTATAGGAGCTATCATTCTATTTTTATTAAGCTTATTTTTAACTGAACCGATTGTGAATTTTATTAAATGGATTGAAGAAAGACTTCTAAAAGCGCCGATCATGGATTTATTATTCGGTACGATCGGATTAGTCGTAGGGTTAATCGTAGCCTTTTTATTCAGTTTCGGACTAAGCGCAATTGGTTTTCCAGTAGTGTCTTCTGTTGTTCCTGTCTTATTGTCTATTCTTCTCGGCTATTTAGGTTTCCAAGTAGGTTTTAAAAAGTGGGAAGAGTTTATTAATGCATTTTCTAATTTACGCATGACAACAGCAAAAAAGAAAGAATCGACAGAACCTGTTGTCGCTCCACCACAAAAAGACGTATATAAATTACTGGATACAAGTGTCATTATCGATGGACGTATTGCAGATATAGTGGCGACAGGATTTTTACAGGGAATTTTAGTGGTGCCTCAGTTTGTACTGACTGAACTACAGCATATAGCCGATTCATCCGATACGTTGAAGCGAACAAAAGGTAGACGTGGCTTAGATATTCTAAAGCGTTTGCAAAATGATGATGGTCCTCAAGTGCTCATTACGGACGAAGATATTCTGAATGTAGCCGAAGTGGATTTAAAGTTAGTTAAACTGGCGAAGAAAATGGATGGATTGGTTGTAACCAATGATTTTAACTTAAATAAAGTCTCGGATTTGCATGGTGTTGCGGTATTGAATATAAATGATCTCGCTAACGCGGTAAAACCAGTGGTCATTCCGGGTGAAGAAATGCATGTAGTCGTAATCAAAGATGGTAAAGAGCATAATCAAGGCGTCGCATATTTAGATGATGGCACTATGATCGTCATTGAAGATGGTCGGTCTCATATCGGAGATGCTATTGACGTCGTAGTCACGAGTGTATTGCAAACATCTGCAGGACGAATGATTTTTGCTAAACCAAAAGGTCGATAA